GGTGGTTCCGACGGCAACAATGCCGTGAGTACCGTTATCCAGGTGAAAGTCCACCAGCTTGTCCAGATCTTCCCAGTGAATTTCACCGTCTGGATGCATGGGCGTGACCAGTGCGACAAGGCTACCCGTAATCATAAAAGCTCCGTCCGAATAAAACCGATATGGTAATGTTGGGCACGAACTGACACAAGGGAATTAAAGGAGATGTCATGCCCTCCGTTGAGTTAAACAAACCCGTGCCGGATTTTGAAGCACCGGCCACGGGAAACCAGACCATTCGACTGGACGACCTGAAAGGTCGTAATGTAGTGATCTATTTCTACCCCAAGGACAACACGCCTGGGTGCACCACCGAAGGCCAGGATTTCCGGGACCGCATGCAGCAGTTCGAGGAACTGGATACCGAAATCCTCGGGGTATCCCGCGACGGCCTGAAGGCCCACGAGAAC
The nucleotide sequence above comes from Marinobacter gudaonensis. Encoded proteins:
- a CDS encoding peroxiredoxin codes for the protein MPSVELNKPVPDFEAPATGNQTIRLDDLKGRNVVIYFYPKDNTPGCTTEGQDFRDRMQQFEELDTEILGVSRDGLKAHENFRAKHEFPFHLISDKDEALCQLFDVIKLKKLYGKEYMGVDRSTFLIDREGILRAEWRGVKVKGHAEAVLEAVRAL